One Pseudomonas sp. HOU2 genomic window carries:
- a CDS encoding amidohydrolase family protein — protein sequence MPLFRLSLACLLAFAGSASARDYTYSDAHLHYVDFFQETAGMAKLLTAMQDNSIDHVMISGIPVAKKWHEDEPKRPRYYAGDDADAYWYSATDVIVADAVLKLTPEQRLHFHPFLSGFNPNDKNSAAHIQRMLDLYPGLWQGIGEVFTRHDDLTALTAGDTPRANNEAMTRIYHLAAENDLPVMLHSNITSKREKNPLYLKEVEEPLRNHPHTRFIWAHAGTSAEIHRHQTHLKFLLPTVSRMLEAYPNLFIDLSWSMLTPYLLDEQGKPRAEWLALVEKYPERFMVGSDVVGRFNKLGEEMRSFTPFLDALPEDVAIKVARDNFLAILPRTAAKSGKPR from the coding sequence GTGCCCTTGTTTCGTTTGAGTCTTGCCTGCCTGCTGGCATTTGCCGGTAGCGCCAGCGCCCGGGATTACACCTACAGCGATGCGCACCTGCACTACGTGGATTTTTTCCAGGAAACCGCCGGCATGGCGAAATTGCTCACGGCCATGCAGGACAATTCCATCGACCATGTGATGATTTCCGGGATTCCCGTGGCGAAGAAATGGCACGAGGACGAACCCAAACGTCCGCGCTATTACGCCGGCGATGATGCCGATGCCTACTGGTACAGCGCCACTGACGTGATCGTCGCTGATGCCGTGCTGAAACTGACACCGGAGCAGCGTCTGCACTTTCATCCATTCCTCTCGGGCTTCAACCCCAACGACAAGAACTCCGCCGCACACATCCAGCGCATGCTCGATCTGTATCCGGGGCTGTGGCAGGGCATTGGCGAAGTGTTTACCCGCCATGATGACCTGACGGCGTTGACCGCCGGAGACACGCCGCGGGCCAATAATGAGGCGATGACCCGCATCTATCACCTTGCAGCGGAAAATGATTTGCCGGTGATGCTGCATTCCAACATCACCTCCAAGCGTGAGAAGAATCCGCTGTACCTGAAAGAAGTCGAGGAACCGCTGCGTAATCACCCGCACACGCGGTTCATCTGGGCTCACGCGGGCACCAGCGCGGAGATCCATCGGCACCAGACGCATTTGAAATTTCTTCTGCCCACCGTCAGCCGGATGCTGGAGGCTTATCCAAATCTGTTCATCGATCTGTCCTGGAGCATGCTCACACCGTATCTGCTCGACGAGCAGGGCAAGCCGCGCGCGGAATGGCTGGCATTGGTGGAGAAATACCCTGAGCGCTTTATGGTGGGTTCGGATGTTGTAGGCCGATTCAACAAGCTCGGTGAGGAAATGCGCAGTTTCACGCCGTTCCTTGATGCCTTGCCCGAAGACGTCGCGATTAAAGTCGCCCGGGATAACTTCTTGGCGATATTGCCGCGAACAGCAGCAAAGTCCGGGAAA